One Pseudomonadota bacterium DNA window includes the following coding sequences:
- a CDS encoding PEP-CTERM sorting domain-containing protein — protein MKSIVKGVVLAGVVTFMTAGSAMAITVDGVFDTTEWDGHYAAGNNVISRGGGQYFDIEHLGMTQSVQDNMLYFGLQTGFNLADDVYWASHNYTYKRGDLALDIENDGIYDFAIQFSIDKSTSDVTYTLVGNPVWQSTQMSSVQQYADPWRASAGTVLATWTQADAYSSGNMGGDWGGVTTSYVIEGGINLDLLGGPLAQGSYAALHWTMECGNDYLNHVESVPEPATMFLLGTGLIGLAGISRRKFNNQA, from the coding sequence ATGAAATCAATAGTAAAAGGAGTTGTCCTTGCCGGTGTTGTGACCTTTATGACGGCCGGAAGTGCAATGGCAATCACCGTTGACGGTGTATTCGATACAACTGAATGGGATGGTCACTACGCGGCAGGGAATAATGTTATTTCCCGCGGTGGTGGTCAGTATTTTGATATCGAGCATCTCGGTATGACTCAAAGTGTACAAGATAATATGTTGTACTTCGGACTTCAGACCGGGTTTAATCTTGCAGATGACGTTTACTGGGCCAGTCATAATTATACCTATAAACGGGGCGATTTAGCCCTGGACATTGAAAATGACGGAATATATGATTTTGCCATTCAATTTTCAATTGACAAGAGCACAAGTGATGTCACCTATACTCTTGTCGGCAATCCTGTCTGGCAAAGTACCCAGATGTCCTCTGTGCAACAATATGCCGATCCTTGGCGGGCAAGTGCGGGAACGGTTTTGGCCACATGGACGCAAGCTGATGCCTACAGCTCCGGTAATATGGGTGGCGACTGGGGTGGTGTCACAACATCTTATGTAATCGAAGGCGGCATTAATCTTGATTTGTTGGGTGGTCCCTTGGCCCAAGGCTCTTATGCAGCACTGCATTGGACCATGGAATGTGGCAACGATTACCTGAATCATGTTGAATCGGTACCTGAGCCGGCCACAATGTTTCTCCTTGGCACTGGATTGATCGGTCTGGCCGGGATCAGCAGACGGAAATTTAATAATCAGGCGTAA